GGCGGTGAAATCCAACGGCCTGCTGCGGCGgtggctgccggggggggggacgacgaCACAGCCTCCCTCTCCGGGCTGTGCTGGTGCTAGAGCAAGGCCCAGACCGTGTGAAATCTGTTAAAACGCAGCCACGCGTCGTTTCAAAGCCATGAGTAACGTCCCCAAGGCGCTGCCGAGGGAATGAGCTCAAATTCAGGATTTGAGTGACAGTTTGATTAATTCGGTTCTGAGGCCAGACTGCCTCTTCCCAGCAGAGTATCGGTGTCTGAATCCCAGGGGTGGCTAATTTAAAACCTCCTCATTAAGGAAGGCACTTGGGAAGGGTGGTTTAACGATGACAGAACCAGAGCTTGAGAGGAACAAGTTCAACTCCTCGAGTACAGACCCTGTGTACTGCTCACCTCTGCTAGCGGCGGTTTTACACTGTGAAATGACTCCGCTGTGTATTGTTCCACAGGAATAATTCTATCAGTAAAGACCCGCTCCGAACAGCAAGTGTCCAAGCTAAAACAAGCAAACCTGCAACTTGCGACAAAGGTTGAACAACTTGAATGCAGCTGCACAGAGAAGGTAAGAAAACGCTTCAACTTTAAACAAGAAAGgcctgccctccagctgctccctCGGACAAGCTCGCCACGGTCAGCTTGGTTCCTTCACCAGAAAGCAGTGGGATACGCTGGATTGCGGAACCACAGCCTTGcctgtcctgcctgtgcttccctTAGCTGCTTCTACTGCAAAGGAATGACTGCTACCTCTGTCCTACTTACTTTAGCCAGGTTGTCCTGTTTCACTGCAGAGCGAGATGTACTTCAGGGATGGGAAGATTTGTAGGAAGCTGGGAAACTATTTTAAGGTAAGAGCTATATTAATGACTTGACTTCTGTCTCCAACAGGAGCAAGAAATCGAGAGGCTTAACAAGCTGTTAAAACAGCATGGACTCGTCAGCGAGCAAAAATAGGAGCCCGGTTTTTTGAAGGTGGGGAAGTCTGCCATGGAGAGAGAGTGGTGTTGAAATGTACCCGTTTGACCTGAAAGGTTTTTGTAtctctttgctttctcttgtATAGTGTTGTCTATAAACATTTGATTAGACCTTGGGATTGCAAAAATAGCTTTACTGGAAAATTAAACACACACATTCCCTGTAAACAGTGATTTCATACGACCTTTTTGTACAGTTGTACAGACAAAGctgcaaaataatttaataaagaCATATCTTATAAGCTATACATCCAGGAAGTGCCACTTACGgcagaaaaatgtaattctttcaaTTATGTTCTTCGTTAGCAACATTTTGTAGCAACTTGCAGCACAAATGATAAGAATCCAGGCCAAAAAGGTCATTTCTTCTGTATGAGCTGACCGCTCATCATTGCTACATCTTTTCTTTGCCAACCATTCTTTTTGCACTGTTAGTAGTTTCCTCATTTCTGTTGCTGCTTGTGTCACCTCGTTATTTATATAACGTTCACTTCCAAAAATACTAACATACCGCTCCTTTAGTTGACAATCAAATCAGCACCAAAAGAGGCAAATGAGTGCTGTCTTACGTCAAAGAATACCTCTGGCCTCAACAGCAGATTTGAATTCTGGTACTATATTCTCTCATCTCTTCTTCCACTTAAGTGTCCATTTGCAGCCTGCTGTGCTACAAAGTTCTCTCTGCTTCCACAGCTCTTAAATCAACACATTAGAAGAATGAGGATATGTAAGAACAGATGTAGGTGAGTGGACTGCTGGGAACAGTTAGGACTTCAGAAAAAACATTAGAAAGCATATTCTAAAGGAGCAGGCTGGGTGTTTGAACACAATGTGAACTTTTTCAGGTATTAGAAGGTCCCTGTGGTGAGAGTATTTTTAGCTGAAGAGTAAGTTTCACTGAGTGGGAATTTTAAAACATGTCAACTGTAGAAAATCTCTCCAATCGATTTCAGTCAGAGCCAGCTGGAAAGGTCATTGAGCTCTTCTGAAAGTATCACTTAActgttcagatttttaaaagaaaggtcaTTAATTAGTGGTTTGGGGAAAAATAGCTGGAAATGTGTGGCTTACTCATCTATGAAAACAGATAAAGCTGAGGCCTTATCTAATAGCACATGATTACTTTTAATTAACAATTTATTCTGTGAacagcagaactaatgaagcctAGTCTCCTATGGAGCTGTATTCTGTGCCCCTatgcttttccccttcccctcctgcctccgCACTGCGACGCAGGCAGCTCTTACTAGAACTAGTTCAAAGATGCATGTGCTGAAAGGCCAGTCGCTGTACGTGGCTGACTGTACTGCCTGGGCTGTCAGCTGGCCAGCCAGCACATCACATTCATGCTGCAACCTCTTTTCCTTTCGGCAGAGGTATAATTTGGAACTCTCTACCAATGTTCCTCACCCCAAGTTTGTGAGAACCTGAGCCCTTTCTCCCTTGGCAAATTTTGACTCATTTTGTCTGCATCTTAGAAGAAACTGCCCAACATAGTGACTGAATAAACCTTGCTTCTTTAGGAAACAGgctaaaaatcagaaaaagcagattttttttttttgatgcacaCTTACCTTAGACAAAcggaaagaaaaaatcaaaggGTAATTTGACATTAATGGTAGGCCGAGCTTTATAGCCTGGCTCTGCAGGTGAAGAAACATCAGTGAAAGCAACAGAACTTGTTATAGGAATAGTCCTTTCTCTTCCTGAGGGAGGCTGCAACGAAAATACATGTGAGCATTAGCTTCAGTCTTTGACTGCTTTTTTTGGACTAGGTTAAATATTCAGCtgttatttgtaattttttttttttgagtttcacatttcttttcatgAATGATGTATAACTTTTATGAGAAGTGCGCTTTGGCAAGCAGTCCACAGTTACGTTTGAGATGGAACAAAAACTGGATGCAATACATTCTAACACCAAGTCTCACCTGTAGATAAAGAGATTAACTGGGCTGCTATTGTACAGTTGATCCCTAAGTAAAACAAGCCATTCTTTTTATCTTAAATTCTGTAATTTAATGACATACCTGGTTCAATGTGGCAGTAGTGACAGTTGCTGTAACATTCACTATTCTGGCTTGTGGATTGACTAGGGATCCATATTTAGTCCACTTCACTTCTATTTCAAGTGATACTGGTATTTGGCATGAGCTCTGAAAAATGTTATAAATTCTCTCATTGTCCAAGTTGTACAGAGGTAACCACATTAATTATTCATCGTGTTAAACTGGCAGAATGGCCCTAGAAAGCTTGCTCCAGGAGGTTACCAGAGCAACTAAGCCATGCCTGTGCTCCGAACTGCTGCCTGTGCAGACAGCAGGGGTGCTTGCAGCCTCGTCTCAGTTGCATTCCTGGAGTTTTCGTACAGTTTTGAGGAAATTCTGTCCACTTTCAAAGGTGACAGACTGTAACTGCATTTCAGACAGGACTGTTCTATCTTAGCACTGCAGGATACATTTGGATATTAACTCAGTTGGACTTTGGCTTTCAGTGATATTGCTGAGATGGTTCTTTTCAGCATGCAAGCAGGAAGGCTTCCCTAACAGAGTTGATTTGTTTCAGTAATGCTGCTGGGACAGTAGGAAACTCCTAACTCCACCAGGAAAGAATTTTGAAGCCTACAGTCTTAAGTATTTTTAGAAATTAACTTTTCAACTGTTGGTTTCTGTTTACAGAAACAATTCATAGTCTAGTTGCAAAAGCATGTAAGAAACCTACATATAAGCTGTTAGTGAGGGTGTGCTGTCATTCAGCCTGCTCCAAGCAGCACTGCCTACCACCAAAAGTGGGACTGCTCTGCATCAGGAGGAAAAAGGCTAATGCAGAAGATGTTAAGAATAAACATGTTGCTCAGCTCACTGAAGTATACTCCATTTTTAAAGGACTCTTGCTCTTACCTGATATTAGAGCACCAAGTAGAAACACTGACTTTGTTAGTTTACTCTTTCAGCCTCACCAGTTGTGCTTCATCCCATCTGCAGCGCAAGCTCTGGGGGGGTTGCTTTGTACCTAATGTGTTGCCTTGCTCTGTAACTGAGGTGTCTGGATACCACCCTGATAAAAGTAAACTCTCTCCTTACAGCCAGAGTGTAACTCCTTGTTTTGGATATTCCAGGAGGACTTTCCCCCATTgtatttctgcaatttttttttccccatgggtCTGAGAAGAGGGGATCACAGCCTTGCCTAAGCTGATGCCGCAGTACAAGTACAGATCTCAGGCAAGAGAGGACAGTGAGAGTGATaagggggcaggaggagagctaACTTTCACCTGTTCTGAGGTGCGGAGGTGAGTTATCGGCACCCAGTCAAGCACATCCTGGGCTTGAGAATTTCCAAATGAGGCCACGTATTCAGGAAAGTTTTGTCCCTTCAGTAAATCTAGGAGGGTTTGAGTCAAGAGTTGGCATTCCATAGTGGCAGTGATtcttccagaaagaaaagaaaagagttaaaGCAAAACCCATTGGTCTGGCACAATAATAATTTCTCCTTGCTCTCATGCACTGTTTCAGCCCTCTGGCTACAATTGCTAATGTACACAATCTTTCCAAGAGAAAGACCACTGTTAATTAAATGACATTTCTTATAATTAAATACCCCACTCCTGATGTTCCTAGAGCTGTGTTAATGTCCCAGAATCTGAGCAGATTCTAAGGGAAAGGGCTGTCATTGTGTTAAAAGCACTaatcaagaaatgaaaaatgtcctCTTACCGTAACTTACAGCCTGATATCATGTTGTAACCAAATAATACTGGGGTtctggctcctgctgctgccagacagTCCTGGTTGGAGGTACTTTGCAGAATGGTAAGTTGACCATATTTGTTAGTATTCTGAATGATGCCAGATGTAATACACAGTTAAGGGCAAATTCAATACTTGATATATGTTATAAAGAAAGAATCCTTAGTCATATCcttaaaatatatctgaaaaatatCATAATAGTTCAAGACTCCTCTCTTACACTGGAGTGTACAATGAAAGTCTAAACCTACCTCTTCTAAAAAGTCCCATGAGATTGCAGCAAGGACTGAGTCATTTGCTATTTCTGAAACACAGCCAAAAAGCATACTTTACTTTGCATAAAGAACAGATACATTGTATAGATGTCCGTGCTACAAAGTGTTTGTGAAGATGCACCAGAACAGGGCAAGATCCCTTTGTCTGCCTTTTGCCATGATGATGGTCTCTTTTCAAAGGACTTGCTTTGTGCTTAAAAAGTTTTTCAACCCTGCTGCAAACCAAATTTCAACAGGAAAAGGATATCCATGTGGCCTGAAGCCTGCTCTTACAGGCAGTCCAACAACATAACCAGGATTACCACTGAGAGGAACTGGCTTTGTATTTACCTGTAATACAAGTTTACAGTCTTAGTTCTTATCCTGCACCAAAATgattggaaaacaaaatattttgggtATTTTAGGATTATTAACAGCCTTGAACAATGATAATAGTAAGACTTCTCTGTAAGATTGTAACAGTTCTCTAACATTGGGATCAGGCTTTGCTTTCACTGGGTACATTGTACAGCATTACAAGCTGACTCTTCTAAATGTGAAAAACAGACTTTGGAGGCCTTTAATGTACAGTTCTGAAATGCCGCCTCATTTGTGTAGCCAGTGCAAATTACATTTTACCTTGCTGCTGCAATTGTTCTGATTCAGGTTTAATAAGTTCTGTAATTAAATGTCTTTCAACAAGTCATCTGTAACATCTCCAGCGGTTACCTGAGTAAAGCTGATTTCAAAGCTCTGCTGTATTGAAAGTGCTTCTTTGGTAATTGCCCCCAAGACAAAAGAAGCAGCTGCTTCTATTATTTCTCCTGCTTCTGTGTATGTAATATGATAACTcacctgaaaataaaacattttgtgtaCTAATTAGAATACATATGAGTATGAAACTagcacaaagaaattaaaaagtatagaagttgcttgcttgcttgctttaaaaCCACTCTACTATGCTGTAGAGATGTACTATATCCTCAGCTGCAGTACGGCAAGGATAAGCCCGGAGAACGGGAGGAACTGAAGTACTGTTCAGTAGGTGGCTAGTCATTTTACAAGTCTTTGCATTAAAATATACAAGGCTTGCCTGTATGTCCAAAGTACTGATATATAGGGACTGATTAGACAGACTTTTCCTCCAGATATTGATCTAGCTTTCTCCTAAAGATTAAGGAGCCTGGTTTGGAGATATTGCTTACTTATTCTAGTTTGCCACTCATCTACTCCTTGCCAAGGGAGAGAGTTTCAAGAAGAGCATGAAAGAAGTGGTGGTCTAACCCGACAGACAAAAACACGACATCTGCAAAGAGGTTAGTATCCATATCAGATTTAGGAGATAAAGGACATGATTGTTACCAAATCGAACCACTGATTAGCAATGGTCAGAAATGGATCTAGGATTGGAGTCTCTTTAAAACTGACTTCTTGGAAACCTTTTCTAAGCCAACCCTAATGTTCAGCTACTCAAGATGAAAAGATGACATGATCTGCATGGTGTATTCTTCTGGCTCTCCCACCCATGTGCCTGAGGTCATCTTCCAAACATAGTAACTTAGATTCTAAACTCATCTTATTGTCTGTGATGTCATATACACATAGTAGTAACAGAAATTGATTTCAGCTTGTCTCTATGTATATTACATGTATTTATTACTTTGTTGCAAAACACTATGCGCTCTTTCATCCCAAAGGCAGTGTTTCTCCTGTCACATTTACCTTAGCAATGTCACAATGCATGGGAACTGGGAAAGCCTTTCTTGAGTCTTTGTCAGTTGCGAATCAGAAATGATTTGATGTATACATGCCATCCATCCAAtgtgaggaggaaaaggaatggGTATACCTACCCCAAGAACTATATTTATGCACAGTTCATCCAAAATTGTAGGGAGCCTGAGAACCTCATTACTGCCAAGTAAGGTCCGTATTCCATTCAGAGACTGGACAACTATGGACTGGACAGTAATATTAACCTGAAAAACAAATTCATGCCATTTCTGAATATTGTGTAtgattatttttactattttgtgTATTATGTTTGTGAACTTTAATGGATGGACAAGTACTTTTATAGCTATGAAAGAAGCCCAACAGTTGTATTTTATACAgtttatactgtattttatacagcattttataagtttaaaactgttttttgtttgtttgttttttagtaaaCACGCTTGTTTCCTGGACACAGCTATACTAGCCAGGTGCTACCAGCACCTCCTTTATTCCTAGGTATTCATATTAAAAGACACAAGAAAGAGCTAGTTCAGGGTTCTCTTCCACAGAAGCAGCAGGCAACAATCCTTTAACTACTGCATTATTACATGTGTTGCTGAAGGTTCTGTTTTTAAGTAACAAATATTAGCTAAAAGAGAGTTATGCATGGAGCTGATGCATCAGACTTCAGTCTCAGCAGGTAGCATATTATTTCGGATCTGCTAAGTATCATAACTGATAGGAAATGTGGCAATTGTGTTCTAGTGcatactgtttttttgtttgttgtttgttttcatttaaagagCAAGGACAAAGTCTCTGTTCTGGTGAAGTCAGTGGAATACTCCCACTGACTATAAAAGAGCAAGAATTTTACCCTCAGATGTTCTAAGTAAGACAGAAGGATACTTACCATCTGACCTGATTTGGGTacctaaagcagaaaaaaagaacaatttcaaaCAATAGCAAAGATATGACCTAGTACAAGTAGCGGTTAAGTAAAGCAGTTAAGGCTTAATTGCTTTGCCTGTTTATCTGTTATTACAATGACTTTTACTTTGTGGAAATAATTGGATATACACTATAGTATCCAGGTAGTGTGAAAATAACTGTTGGCTTTGTGGCTAGTAGGCAAAAATCTTACAGTCCaatcctcttctccttcccctgaaaTATATGGAAAGTTTCTTACTGACTTACATCAGTTTTGTGTCAGGCCTAACTTTGGTGATAGtcccaataaataaataatacattcaATAAATAGTAGATGAATCTAGTACTTCCCTTTGATAAACTATTTGCAACTCAGAgctaagaaacactgaaaaagttCACTTCCATCAGAAAGGCAAGCCAAGAAAGACATCTCAGTTTTACACAATTGTTATTGTGTCACATTGTTTGGCCTATTGAGGGCCTCAGAGAACATTGTTCCTATTTCAGATCTGTGCAAAAACACTTGTAACTATTCACAGGCTGCCAGCTTAGGAAGTCTGCCAGGCTGTGCATACCCAAAGAGATAAAGCTATTGTTGTCCCATTCTGATGGTAACAAGTCCATAGTTCGATGGTCTCTAAACAAAGAAATGAGAAGCAAGCATTCCCTCTGTTGTTATGTAGTGCCTGGTTACACACAGGTGCCCTGTTGGAAAATTTCCACCAAATTTtgatggaaaggaagaaatgtcaGAGCAAGGTCATCAATCAGGGCTGCAAGATACTCACATTCGGCACCATTTTGTCAAGAGATTTATTTTTGTGAGTTCCCAAAGTGTCCTTGATTCACATCTTTGAGAGGGGACCAAAAACATGGAGTCTAGCCATGAAACCAGTTCTGCAGAATTATGACATGATCCTGAGACCAAGCTGCTTATCTAACATCACAGCAGAGAATAAACTCCTGTGAGCTGGATGGGAAGGTGATGCAGGTAAAGTCTGCCATACACTGTCACATATTTATATCAACATCTGACCTAACAGCTTGACATATAGCTCAGCAATCAGACCCAGCTGTATGGCTAGAAGTGCTCATAAAGACTAGACCTTGTCCTTCAGGAGAACATGCTGTTTCTGACTGGAATGATGACAGCTCCTACCAATTCTATTATCTGTGGCTGGGGTGATGGATTTTGTTTCTGTAGGTCACTGGGAAGCCAGGTCAATGGTAGACAGCACTTCAGCCTCATTGCTGCCTCCCACTGAACTGATCTTCCCATCAGCCAGGGAGCCAAGCAGGGGCAGGCACAATATCTTCCTGTCACTCAGGCTGCCCAGCCTGGCAGTAAGTAGGGGCTGATAACGATGGGATTTTCTGAAAGGAACTGCTGTACCAGGCCTCTCACTGAGAAGGCTGATGggttttgccatttcttttgctGGCAGCTCCACCTGCTGGCACTAGAGGGGCTCCCTAATCTCCCCTGTGACCGCCCCGTCCCCAAGGCCGATAGCCCCGAATTCACTTTTATATAGTCATGTTATGTCTTCAGCTCCCTCCGGGAAGCAGAGCTGCCTACAGACCAGCTCCTGGGGCTACCTGTCATTCTCCAGTTCTTGCACCTGGTCCCTCCTGACCATCTGTTGTACTTTGGACAGCAACCTTCCTTCTCCTAAGCTGGGACATGGTAACTGGCAAACAACCCACGCATAACTTGTTAGATGGAGTTCTAGCAAGGAAAGAGAATACACTTCTTAACTCAAAAACATCCAGCCATTTGGAGCCTATCCTGGGGCATGCTTTTTCTGTTCCTGTGGTCTACAGCCTCCAAGAACTCTAACCTTGGGTGCATGTAGAAACACTCAGCATTTCTGACACAGAGGGTTTTCCATCTCTTCCACAGCAGAATAATCAAAAGCTAAAGTTTGTAAGCCTTGGCTGATTTCAATTATGTCCTCAAAGATTAGGAGAATGATCCCACCTGTGAGAGTGTGAACTACTTAGTGGAATTTCTGTTACCATTGAGGGCTTTGGAATTTCTTAGGTGAACCAGAAGACTGGAAGCAGTCTTTAAGCAGTCACTTGTTATGGAGTGCTAATTAACTGaattcaaataaatatataaattaaaaacattttaatggaaGAAATGATGCTGT
This is a stretch of genomic DNA from Dromaius novaehollandiae isolate bDroNov1 chromosome 17, bDroNov1.hap1, whole genome shotgun sequence. It encodes these proteins:
- the TCTN1 gene encoding tectonic-1; translated protein: MAAVMAALRLATLLLLLLPRPPGAASAEPAPAPPPEPPAAARAQPGRRPAPVTDVAELCVCDLLVAQCDVNCCCDPDCSAADFSLFTTCSVPIVTGDSHLCSQEAAVYSLDVEANPPERIFKLIDQINPNVFCIHAANYKQALSFISPEMPTSENFDQLLKQFGSAAFSTEFDSWSINPDSQDSSDANETYRYEYGVPIQTVDAFLRLPSPVVSSWCSDANPAGFLVNQATKCSRLVSAEKCSTIQAVSMLFYINSSILAVPKSGQMVNITVQSIVVQSLNGIRTLLGSNEVLRLPTILDELCINIVLGVSYHITYTEAGEIIEAAASFVLGAITKEALSIQQSFEISFTQVNTKPVPLSGNPGYVVGLPVRAGFRPHGSGIIQNTNKYGQLTILQSTSNQDCLAAAGARTPVLFGYNMISGCKLRITATMECQLLTQTLLDLLKGQNFPEYVASFGNSQAQDVLDWVPITHLRTSEQSSCQIPVSLEIEVKWTKYGSLVNPQARIVNVTATVTTATLNQPPSGRERTIPITSSVAFTDVSSPAEPGYKARPTINVKLPFDFFFPFV